From Caulobacter segnis, a single genomic window includes:
- a CDS encoding FecR family protein → MSAALQERAAEVAEWFARRRTGPLTPEDQVAFQAWLDADPGNREAFEAASDLWSDYDGLRTDPRLMRLREEARGAVSRHRTRRMVGAIAACAVLVLGGVAAWRGAGYLSGLIAPQPTRYATRVGQTMSVGLPDGSLAILDTNSELRAWAPGKTRRLELVRGRAFFKVAKDPTRPFVVRVGDHSVTALGTQFDVDLRPRSFRVVLSEGRVRVKSDHPAGGAASSVDMNAGYQLVARDGDWNLSRTDTRGAEGWVSGRLVFDDAPLSAIAAELGRYSTVPITVAPGVADRRMSAVLPAKDPEAFVASVEAQGLARRGPGAGYALIAP, encoded by the coding sequence ATGAGCGCGGCGTTGCAAGAGCGGGCCGCCGAGGTGGCCGAGTGGTTCGCGCGCCGCCGCACGGGACCCCTGACGCCCGAAGACCAGGTCGCCTTTCAGGCCTGGCTGGACGCCGATCCGGGCAATCGAGAAGCCTTCGAGGCGGCGTCCGATCTGTGGAGCGATTACGACGGGCTGCGCACCGACCCGCGCCTGATGCGCCTGCGCGAGGAGGCCAGGGGCGCCGTCAGCCGCCACCGGACCCGCCGCATGGTCGGCGCGATCGCCGCCTGCGCGGTTCTGGTCCTGGGCGGCGTGGCCGCCTGGCGCGGCGCGGGCTATCTGTCCGGCCTGATAGCGCCTCAGCCCACCCGCTACGCGACGCGGGTCGGCCAGACGATGAGCGTCGGCCTTCCCGACGGCAGCCTGGCGATCCTCGACACCAATTCAGAACTGAGGGCATGGGCGCCGGGCAAGACGCGCCGGCTGGAGCTGGTCCGGGGGCGAGCCTTCTTCAAGGTCGCCAAGGATCCGACGCGCCCGTTCGTGGTGCGTGTCGGCGACCACAGCGTGACCGCGCTCGGCACCCAGTTCGACGTCGACCTGCGTCCCAGGAGTTTCCGGGTCGTGCTGTCCGAGGGGCGCGTGCGGGTGAAGTCCGATCATCCGGCGGGCGGGGCGGCCAGCTCCGTCGACATGAACGCCGGCTACCAACTGGTCGCCCGCGACGGCGACTGGAACCTCTCGCGCACCGATACGCGCGGCGCCGAGGGCTGGGTGTCGGGACGCCTGGTGTTCGACGACGCGCCGTTGAGCGCGATCGCCGCCGAACTCGGCCGCTATTCGACCGTCCCGATCACGGTGGCGCCTGGCGTGGCCGACCGGCGCATGAGCGCGGTGCTGCCGGCCAAGGATCCTGAAGCGTTCGTGGCCTCGGTCGAGGCTCAGGGCCTGGCCCGACGGGGACCGGGCGCCGGCTACGCGCTGATCGCGCCTTGA
- a CDS encoding RNA polymerase sigma factor, with product MAPDPRQARPQPAQLDLLAYEPGLRRYFRRRAPVAQVDDLVQEVFTRLLGLRDPAAVQDLERYIFVVAASVLARQHRRNAPWQAVDDIEGLGPPDEVTPERSLIGKQGVEAMLAVLDQLSPRTRHVFLLHRFEEMTYQRIARELGISVSAVEKHMMAALKALFLREGRDR from the coding sequence ATGGCGCCCGATCCTCGCCAGGCCCGACCGCAGCCCGCGCAGCTGGATCTGCTGGCCTATGAGCCCGGCCTGCGGCGGTATTTCCGCCGCCGCGCGCCTGTCGCACAGGTCGATGATCTGGTGCAGGAGGTGTTCACGCGCCTGCTGGGCCTGCGCGATCCCGCGGCGGTGCAGGACCTGGAGCGCTACATCTTCGTCGTCGCCGCCAGCGTTCTGGCGCGTCAGCATCGCCGCAACGCACCCTGGCAGGCCGTCGACGACATCGAGGGGCTCGGGCCGCCCGACGAGGTGACGCCGGAGCGCTCGCTGATCGGCAAGCAAGGCGTCGAGGCCATGCTCGCGGTGCTGGATCAGCTGTCGCCGCGCACGCGACACGTCTTCCTGCTGCACCGCTTCGAGGAAATGACGTATCAGCGCATCGCCCGGGAGCTGGGAATTTCGGTCAGCGCGGTCGAGAAGCACATGATGGCGGCCCTGAAGGCTTTGTTCCTGCGGGAAGGGCGCGATCGATGA
- a CDS encoding carboxylesterase/lipase family protein has translation MKILFAAAATVAMLSAGHAWAADPTVATTSGPVVGDVANGVAAFKGVPFAAPPLGALRWRAPQPPTAWTAPRDAKAYGPDCMQNPFPGDAAPLGVKPAEDCLYMNVWTPEDALKDKAKRPVMVWIYGGGFVNGGSSPAVYAGDRFARDGVVLVSFNYRVGRFGFFAHPALTAAGADGGMLGNYGLMDQIAALKWVRDNIAAFGGDPENVTVFGESAGGMSVHALLTAPQAKGLFQKAIIQSGGGRPRLLPTLPLTAPTGQRSAEAAGLAFAAKAGVAGTGAAALDALRALPAEAVVDGLNMATSNTPTWGGGPMLDGKIMTQEPLKAYKAGAWTKMPVMVGATSADGFFFGGTRDQVFAPFGARRPEAEALYDPKGDGDIKVYGWAAAGDRMFIEPARAVARTLSAQGAPVYQFRFSYVAESQRGQWWGAPHATEIPFVFDTVDARYGAALTPADAAAAKAAHAYWIGFARTGVPAAPGGPAWPRYATGSDQILDFSPRGPKAEADPLKPRLDLVEATTP, from the coding sequence ATGAAGATTCTCTTCGCCGCCGCGGCGACCGTCGCGATGCTGAGCGCTGGTCACGCCTGGGCCGCCGATCCGACCGTGGCCACGACGTCGGGGCCGGTCGTCGGTGACGTCGCCAATGGCGTGGCGGCCTTCAAGGGCGTGCCGTTCGCCGCCCCGCCGTTGGGCGCCCTGCGCTGGCGCGCGCCACAGCCCCCGACCGCCTGGACCGCGCCGCGCGATGCCAAGGCCTATGGTCCCGACTGCATGCAGAACCCGTTCCCCGGCGACGCCGCTCCCCTGGGCGTCAAGCCGGCCGAGGACTGCCTGTACATGAACGTCTGGACGCCCGAGGACGCCCTCAAGGACAAGGCCAAGCGCCCGGTCATGGTCTGGATCTACGGCGGCGGCTTCGTCAACGGCGGCAGTTCGCCGGCGGTCTATGCCGGCGATCGCTTCGCCCGCGACGGGGTGGTGCTGGTCAGCTTCAACTACCGGGTCGGCCGCTTCGGCTTCTTCGCCCATCCGGCCCTGACCGCGGCCGGCGCCGACGGCGGGATGCTGGGTAACTATGGTCTGATGGACCAGATCGCGGCGCTGAAATGGGTGCGCGACAATATCGCCGCCTTCGGGGGCGATCCGGAGAATGTGACGGTCTTCGGCGAGTCGGCGGGCGGCATGTCCGTCCACGCCCTGCTCACCGCGCCTCAGGCCAAGGGGCTGTTCCAAAAGGCGATCATCCAGTCGGGCGGCGGACGGCCCCGCCTGCTGCCGACCCTGCCGCTGACCGCTCCGACCGGCCAGCGCTCGGCCGAAGCCGCCGGCCTGGCCTTCGCGGCCAAGGCGGGGGTGGCGGGGACCGGCGCGGCGGCGCTGGACGCCCTGCGCGCCTTGCCGGCCGAGGCGGTGGTCGACGGCCTCAACATGGCCACCTCCAACACCCCGACCTGGGGTGGCGGTCCCATGCTGGACGGCAAGATCATGACCCAGGAGCCGCTGAAGGCCTACAAGGCCGGCGCCTGGACGAAGATGCCGGTCATGGTCGGCGCGACCAGCGCCGACGGCTTCTTCTTCGGCGGGACCCGCGATCAGGTGTTCGCCCCGTTCGGCGCGCGCCGGCCCGAGGCCGAGGCGCTGTACGACCCCAAGGGCGACGGCGACATCAAGGTCTATGGCTGGGCGGCGGCGGGCGACCGCATGTTCATCGAGCCGGCCCGCGCTGTGGCCCGGACACTGTCCGCCCAGGGCGCGCCCGTCTATCAGTTCCGCTTCTCGTACGTGGCCGAGAGCCAGCGCGGCCAGTGGTGGGGCGCGCCGCACGCCACCGAGATCCCGTTCGTGTTCGACACGGTGGACGCCCGCTACGGCGCGGCCCTGACCCCGGCCGACGCGGCGGCGGCCAAGGCCGCCCACGCCTACTGGATCGGCTTCGCCCGCACCGGCGTTCCCGCGGCCCCCGGCGGACCAGCCTGGCCGCGCTATGCGACCGGCTCGGACCAGATCCTCGACTTCTCGCCGCGAGGCCCCAAGGCCGAGGCCGATCCGTTGAAGCCGCGGCTGGACCTGGTCGAGGCGACGACGCCATGA
- a CDS encoding beta-glucosidase family protein, with amino-acid sequence MNTKLSPDERAALLEKELTLDERIGLVHGPMSMPIFGIKKPEGAIGSAGYIPGIPRLGVPAVNESDASLGVTNPLNVRPGDGATALPSGLSLAATFNTKLAYEGGAVVGREARAKGFNVQLAGGVNLARDPRNGRNFEYLGEDPWLAGNLAGASIKGIQDQGVVSTVKHFSLNGQETHRHFANSVIDEAAHRESDLLAFQIAIEKGQPGSVMCAYNLVNGDYSCGNTHLLNDVLKRDWGYKGWVMSDWGAVQATDYILKGLDQQSGEQLDAQVWFGEPLKAAVEKGEVPAARLADASRRILRSMFAAGLFDKPVAPGGAIDYDAGAAVARAAATEGVVLLKNRPGLLPLAKTAKSIAVIGGHADAGVLSGGGSSQVAPPGGAKTIIPLGGEGMMGPFRSQYFNGSSPLAAIRKVAPDAKVSFDDGRYIASAVAAAKAADIVVVFGNQWMGEGEDAADLSLPDGQDALIAAVTAANPNAIVVLQTGGPVSMPWLSQAGAVVEAWYSGANGGEAIADVLFGEVDASGRLPMTFPASIDQYPRAALPGLGLPDKTQFDVVYSEGADVGYRRFAQTGAKPLFPFGYGLSYTTFAYANLKVTGGQTLDVSFDVTNTGQRPGKDAPQVYLTGAAGKTVQRLIGFDKIELKPGETRRVTLTADPRVLGQFDAKANRWALTGGDYQVAVGASSADLTLKGAAKVKARTLKP; translated from the coding sequence CTACATCCCTGGCATCCCGCGCCTGGGCGTGCCGGCCGTCAACGAGAGCGACGCCAGCCTGGGCGTGACCAATCCGCTGAACGTGCGGCCGGGTGACGGGGCCACGGCGCTGCCGTCGGGCCTGTCGCTGGCGGCGACCTTCAACACGAAGCTGGCCTATGAAGGCGGCGCGGTGGTCGGGCGCGAGGCGCGGGCCAAGGGCTTCAACGTCCAGCTGGCCGGCGGTGTCAACCTGGCCCGCGACCCGCGCAACGGCCGCAACTTCGAATATCTGGGCGAGGATCCGTGGCTGGCCGGCAACCTGGCCGGGGCTTCGATCAAGGGCATCCAGGACCAGGGCGTCGTCTCGACGGTCAAGCACTTCTCGCTGAACGGCCAGGAGACCCATCGCCACTTCGCCAATTCGGTGATCGACGAGGCGGCCCACCGCGAGAGCGACCTGCTGGCCTTCCAGATCGCGATCGAAAAGGGCCAGCCGGGCTCGGTGATGTGCGCCTACAACCTCGTCAACGGCGACTACAGCTGCGGCAACACCCATCTGCTGAACGATGTCCTCAAGCGTGACTGGGGCTACAAGGGCTGGGTGATGTCGGACTGGGGCGCGGTCCAGGCCACCGACTATATCCTCAAGGGCCTGGACCAGCAGTCGGGCGAACAGTTGGACGCCCAGGTCTGGTTCGGCGAGCCGCTGAAGGCCGCCGTCGAGAAGGGCGAGGTCCCGGCCGCGCGCCTGGCCGACGCCAGCCGCCGCATCCTGCGCTCGATGTTCGCCGCCGGTCTGTTCGACAAGCCGGTCGCGCCGGGCGGGGCCATCGACTACGACGCCGGCGCCGCCGTGGCGCGCGCCGCCGCGACCGAAGGCGTGGTGCTGCTGAAGAACCGGCCGGGCCTGCTGCCCCTGGCCAAGACCGCCAAGTCCATCGCCGTGATCGGCGGCCATGCCGACGCCGGCGTGCTGTCGGGCGGCGGCTCGTCGCAAGTGGCGCCGCCGGGCGGCGCCAAGACCATCATTCCGCTGGGCGGCGAGGGCATGATGGGGCCGTTCCGCAGCCAGTACTTCAACGGCTCTTCGCCGCTGGCCGCGATCCGCAAGGTCGCCCCGGACGCCAAGGTGAGCTTCGACGACGGCCGCTACATCGCCTCGGCCGTGGCCGCCGCCAAGGCCGCCGACATCGTGGTGGTGTTCGGCAACCAGTGGATGGGGGAGGGCGAGGATGCTGCGGACCTGTCGCTGCCCGACGGTCAGGACGCCCTGATCGCCGCGGTCACCGCCGCCAATCCCAACGCCATCGTGGTGCTGCAGACCGGCGGGCCGGTGTCGATGCCGTGGCTGTCCCAGGCCGGCGCGGTGGTCGAGGCCTGGTACTCGGGCGCCAATGGCGGCGAGGCCATCGCCGACGTGCTGTTCGGAGAGGTCGATGCGTCGGGCCGTCTGCCGATGACCTTCCCCGCCTCGATCGACCAGTATCCGCGCGCGGCGTTGCCGGGCCTGGGCCTGCCCGACAAGACCCAGTTCGACGTGGTCTATTCCGAGGGCGCCGACGTGGGCTATCGCCGCTTCGCCCAGACCGGCGCCAAGCCGCTGTTCCCGTTCGGCTACGGCCTCTCCTACACGACCTTCGCCTACGCCAATTTGAAGGTGACGGGCGGCCAGACCCTGGACGTCAGCTTCGACGTCACCAACACCGGCCAGCGGCCCGGCAAGGACGCGCCGCAGGTCTATCTGACCGGCGCGGCGGGCAAGACCGTCCAGCGGCTGATCGGCTTCGACAAGATCGAGCTCAAGCCCGGCGAGACGCGGCGGGTCACCCTGACCGCTGATCCGCGCGTGCTGGGCCAGTTCGACGCCAAGGCCAATCGCTGGGCCTTGACCGGCGGCGACTATCAGGTCGCCGTGGGCGCCTCCTCGGCCGATCTGACCCTGAAGGGCGCGGCCAAGGTTAAGGCGCGGACGCTGAAGCCGTGA